From the Nostoc sp. PCC 7107 genome, the window TTCAAGACAACGTTGATGCCAAACAGATTACGGTCAGTTGGAAAGATCAGAGCAAAACTGCTAATCAAGCCCAAGATAAAAGCTCTGCGGCACAGCCTAGCGATCGCTATACAATCAAAATCAAAGACCAAGAATTGGTGGAAATCAACGAAAATACCCGCCTAGCAGACACCACCAACAATCTGGCACAAGACGCATTACAAGCAACCAACCGCTTACGCAGACTCATTGGTAACGCATCTCCTATTGATAACATTGCCAACTTACCAGTGCGATCCCCATTGTCATTACCAAGACTGCCGCAGCAAATTGCCGTTGGTAATATCAGACTTACCTTTAGAGGCATGGCCTCCTTTTATGGCTATGATGGCTCAGGCAGTATGACTGCTAGTGGTCAAAGATTTAACCCTGAAGCTATGACTGCGGCACATCGCAGTTTACCCTTTGGGACAAAAGTTCGTGTCACCAATACCCGTAATGGTCGTTCTGTCGTAGTAAAGATTAATGACCGCGGCCCGTATATCCGGGGTCGAGTCATTGATTTATCTACTGCTGCGGCCCGCACTATCGGTATGATTGGTAGTGGTGTTGCGCCAGTACATAT encodes:
- a CDS encoding septal ring lytic transglycosylase RlpA family protein; amino-acid sequence: MNQRHLWTTVALFVTLTGIPSMGRTQTTIQTAKETHPVSQKSSSGDVVKVGEYQSPTEKQNSDAVITSIHSHSIGGRQAATLYIRNIPVLTFVSSKQVASVETKQGVVGEIGGVQSYALVANNSTKVASTGNVVNSGNQVGSLENDPVQRASVIAAKINQLIQDNVDAKQITVSWKDQSKTANQAQDKSSAAQPSDRYTIKIKDQELVEINENTRLADTTNNLAQDALQATNRLRRLIGNASPIDNIANLPVRSPLSLPRLPQQIAVGNIRLTFRGMASFYGYDGSGSMTASGQRFNPEAMTAAHRSLPFGTKVRVTNTRNGRSVVVKINDRGPYIRGRVIDLSTAAARTIGMIGSGVAPVHIEVLGR